A genomic segment from Gorilla gorilla gorilla isolate KB3781 chromosome 3, NHGRI_mGorGor1-v2.1_pri, whole genome shotgun sequence encodes:
- the NEUROG2 gene encoding neurogenin-2, producing MFVKSETLELKEEEDVLVLLGSASPALAALTPLSSSADEEEEEEPGASGGARLQRGAEAGQGARGGVAAGAEGCRPSRLLGLVHDCKRRPSRARAVSRGAKTAETVQRIKKTRRLKANNRERNRMHNLNAALDALREVLPTFPEDAKLTKIETLRFAHNYIWALTETLRLADHCGGGGGGLPGALFSEAVLLSPGGASAALSSSGDSPSPASTWSCTNSPAPSSSVSSNSTSPYSCTLSPASPAGSDMDYWQPPPPDKHRYAPHLPIARDCI from the coding sequence ATGTTCGTCAAATCCGAGACCTTGGAGTTGAAGGAGGAAGAGGACGTGTTAGTGCTGCTCGGATCGGCCTCCCCAGCCTTGGCGGCCCTGACCCCGCTGTCATCCAGCGCCGacgaagaagaggaggaggagccgGGCGCGTCAGGCGGGGCGCGTCTGCAGCGCGGGGCTGAGGCCGGGCAGGGGGCGCGGGGCGGCGTGGCTGCGGGTGCGGAGGGCTGCCGGCCCTCACGGCTGCTGGGTCTGGTACACGATTGCAAACGGCGCCCTTCCCGGGCGCGGGCCGTCTCCCGAGGCGCCAAGACGGCCGAGACGGTGCAGCGCATCAAGAAGACCCGTAGACTGAAGGCCAACAACCGCGAGCGAAACCGCATGCACAACCTCAACGCGGCACTGGACGCGCTGCGCGAGGTGCTCCCCACGTTCCCCGAGGACGCCAAGCTCACCAAGATCGAGACCCTGCGCTTCGCCCACAACTACATCTGGGCGCTCACCGAGACCCTGCGCCTGGCGGATCACtgcgggggcggcggcgggggccTGCCGGGGGCGCTCTTCTCCGAGGCAGTGTTGCTGAGCCCGGGAGGCGCCAGCGCCGCCCTGAGCAGCAGCGGAGACAGCCCCTCGCCCGCCTCCACGTGGAGTTGCACCAACAGCCCCGCGCCGTCCTCCTCCGTGTCCTCCAACTCCACCTCCCCCTACAGCTGCACTTTATCGCCCGCCAGCCCGGCCGGGTCAGACATGGACTATTGGCAGCCCCCACCTCCCGACAAGCACCGCTATGCACCTCACCTCCCCATAGCCAGGGATTGTATCTAG